In the Gemmatimonas sp. UBA7669 genome, CACGGCAAAGGCAAACGGCACCGACGTGGCGATGTAGCCGAGGTACAGCATGGGCGGATGCGCGGCCATGCCCGGATTCTGCAGCTGCGGGTTCATGCCGCGGCCGTCGATGGGCACCCAGTCGAGACGCTCGTAGGGATTGGCGCCGAATGCCGTCGTCATGAGGAAGAACAACGACACCACACCCAGCGTCCCTGTCACATACGGCATCATGCCGCGGTTGCTCTGCCGGTTGGCAAACACCGCGATAGCCGAGTACAGGGTGAGGATGAGCACCCAGAACAGCATCGACCCGGCCTGACCGGCCCAGAACGCCGTGAAGGTGTAAACCTTCGGCAGATTCGCGCTGGTATACGAGGCGACGAACTTGATCGAGAAATCGTGGGTGAACAACGCCACCCAGAGGCCGATCGAGGCGAGGAGAGTGAAGAAGAAGGTGGCGTACATGGCACGCTCACCGCTCTTCACCAGGTCGGCGCGGCCCTGAAGCCCGCCAGAGAACGACACGGTAGTCGTCCAGGCGGCCATGAGCAGGGCCACCCAGAGTGACAGTTCACCAACGAGAATCATCTGAGGCCTCGTGCCACGGATGTGGCGCGGTCGACGATGGAGTTACGCCTTGGGGACCGAGGCGGGATGCTGGGCGCCGGCCGGATACTGGCCGGGCTGGCCCGGGGCATTCTCATAACGGGACGCGCACTTGGCCAACAGCGTTGTGGCCTGGAAGGTGCCACTGGCATCCAGCCGACCCTCGACCACCACGTCCACGCCATCGGTGAACGTGTCAGGAGCGACGCCGCGATAGTGCACCTTGTAGGTCTGCGTGCCGTCGGTCATGCGGAACGTGAGTTCCCGACCGCTCGGATCGCGGTCAATCGACCCGGCTTCCACCCGTGCGCCCACCTTCACGCCATTCTTCTGGAAGCGCGGGCTGTCGGCCACCTTGGCCGCCAGTTCAGTGGGCGTGAGGTAATAGGTGGCCGTCTCGTCGATCGAGCTGGCCATCAGGTAGCTGGCGGTGCCGAGGACCAGCACGCCGCCGAGCAGGAACTTGTTGCGAGCTTTCATGATGCCGCCGCCCTGTGAGGGTCCGGTGAGGATACCTGCAAGATAGCCCCGAAGGTCCCCTTCCCGTCAGTGCTGAACGGATTCTGGGGCGCTATTGCTCCCGGTCACGTGCCCAGGCCAGTGTGGTCCGGACCGCGCGTCTCCAGCCGGCGTAGGCAGTGGACGC is a window encoding:
- a CDS encoding cytochrome c maturation protein CcmE, which produces MKARNKFLLGGVLVLGTASYLMASSIDETATYYLTPTELAAKVADSPRFQKNGVKVGARVEAGSIDRDPSGRELTFRMTDGTQTYKVHYRGVAPDTFTDGVDVVVEGRLDASGTFQATTLLAKCASRYENAPGQPGQYPAGAQHPASVPKA